From a region of the Pseudomonadota bacterium genome:
- a CDS encoding prepilin-type N-terminal cleavage/methylation domain-containing protein — MVCALRRWSYGLTRPRRGFSLAELVVGMFLFSLLMTATYELLIPGLRSWTVANKRSHVHQTALYALNRIARDLEASCVESVQVRTDFSTDSESGQVEEASALSFLSAVDDKGEIHERTDGAIIWQRYEVIYLDAARHTLYVGQRPLQYDDSDGLVMRLESYSPDPLDRPLARAVRRFSAEAAVDALASSFSDPAAPVHTNPVTLKIEVRDDTETCTLTTAVDTALAGDSVDAAPQP, encoded by the coding sequence ATCGTCTGCGCCCTGCGCAGATGGAGCTACGGCCTGACCCGCCCACGCCGAGGCTTCAGCCTTGCCGAGCTCGTCGTGGGCATGTTCCTGTTCTCCCTGCTCATGACCGCCACCTACGAGCTGCTCATCCCCGGGCTGCGTTCCTGGACCGTGGCCAACAAGCGCTCGCACGTGCACCAGACCGCGCTGTACGCCCTTAACCGCATCGCCCGGGATCTCGAGGCGTCGTGCGTCGAATCGGTGCAGGTGCGCACCGACTTCTCGACCGATAGCGAGAGCGGCCAGGTCGAGGAGGCCTCTGCCCTCAGCTTCTTGAGCGCCGTCGACGACAAGGGCGAGATCCACGAGCGAACAGATGGTGCCATCATCTGGCAGCGGTACGAGGTCATCTACCTCGACGCGGCGCGTCACACGCTGTATGTAGGGCAGCGCCCGCTGCAGTACGACGACAGCGATGGGCTGGTCATGCGACTCGAGAGCTACTCTCCCGATCCCCTTGATCGCCCCTTGGCGCGCGCGGTTCGCCGCTTCTCGGCCGAGGCGGCCGTCGATGCGCTGGCGTCGAGCTTCTCCGACCCTGCAGCGCCAGTGCACACCAATCCCGTCACGCTGAAGATCGAGGTGCGCGACGACACCGAGACCTGCACGCTGACCACCGCGGTGGATACCGCCCTCGCCGGCGACTCCGTTGATGCGGCGCCCCAGCCATGA